Proteins encoded within one genomic window of Arachis ipaensis cultivar K30076 chromosome B08, Araip1.1, whole genome shotgun sequence:
- the LOC107612344 gene encoding coumaroyl-CoA:anthocyanidin 3-O-glucoside-6''-O-coumaroyltransferase 2-like: protein MENHHSKHKLVEQTQVGLAKAYHDNDDPKIKSLPLTFLDLPFTGPIYVRRQFFYNFPFSTNHFYQNTLPTLKLSLSLTLQRFFPLAGNLLCPPPPHKPFIQCTNEDTVTFTIVESASNFDHISSNDPKSVKDLDHLVPTLMDKATHDKNDDTIVSPLVALQVTVFPNRGLCIAITYCHVMDGRCCGHFMKFWSSLCGIINLEEIIDSTLLEKHYSLLPCFDREILKDPNELEAVLLKDYFNERTLWKDKLVAQSQNGESILEEDYVKTTIVFGKEDIEAMKRFAMNKLKKSNGYKAPQYLSTFMVICGFVWSSLIKTTRHNDNNEGGEEEEEHFHFPADCRNNNLLGYPIPITYFGNCITQCQTKLKRMELKGEDGFVNAVKVIEKGINDMKSSPFQGAENWKALFMKLFVLGNSAFHVMASHKLGVYETDFGFGRPKKVEMVHSSKAISLAESGHVEGGVEVGLVLKRVHYQRFVHVLKQGFRDLI from the coding sequence atggaaaatcaTCATAGCAAGCATAAGCTTGTGGAACAAACACAAGTTGGTCTTGCAAAAGCATACCATGATAATGATGATCCAAAAATCAAATCCCTCCCCCTTACATTCCTTGACCTACCTTTTACAGGTCCAATTTACGTTAGACGCCAATTTTTCTATAACTTCCCTTTTTCCACCaaccatttttaccaaaataccCTCCCAACCCTCAAACTCTCTCTGTCTCTTACTCTACAACGTTTCTTCCCTCTAGCCGGGAACCTCCTATGTCCTCCACCACCCCACAAGCCCTTCATTCAATGTACCAATGAAGACACCGTCACCTTCACCATCGTCGAGTCGGCTTCGAATTTCGATCATATTTCAAGCAATGACCCCAAAAGTGTCAAAGATTTGGATCACTTGGTTCCAACATTAATGGACAAGGCCACGCATGACAAGAATGATGACACGATCGTGTCACCACTTGTGGCCTTGCAGGTCACGGTTTTTCCAAACCGTGGTCTTTGCATCGCCATCACCTATTGTCACGTGATGGACGGTAGGTGTTGTGgccattttatgaaattttggtCTTCTCTTTGTGGAATAATAAATTTGGAAGAAATTATTGACTCAACACTCTTAGAGAAGCACTATTCATTACTACCCTGTTTTGATAGGGAAATATTGAAGGATCCTAATGAGCTCGAGGCCGTTTTGTTGAAAGACTATTTTAACGAGAGGACATTATGGAAGGACAAACTCGTAGCTCAAAGTCAAAATGGTGAATCAATATTGGAAGAGGACTATGTTAAAACAACAATTGTGTTTGGTAAAGAAGACATTGAAGCAATGAAAAGGTTTGCGATGAACAAATTGAAAAAAAGCAACGGATACAAAGCGCCGCAATATCTATCAACCTTTATGGTGATATGTGGTTTTGTATGGAGTAGTTTAATTAAAACTACAAGACATAACGATAACaatgaaggaggagaagaagaagaagagcattTTCATTTTCCAGCTGATTGTAGGAATAACAATCTACTCGGATATCCAATTCCAATTACTTATTTTGGGAATTGCATAACACAGTGCCAAACAAAGCTTAAGAGGATGGAACTTAAAGGAGAAGACGGTTTTGTGAATGCGGTTAAGGTAATAGAAAAGGGTATAAACGACATGAAGAGTTCGCCGTTTCAGGGTGCGGAAAATTGGAAGGCATTGTTCATGAAGTTGTTTGTGTTGGGGAATAGTGCGTTTCATGTGATGGCTTCGCACAAGTTGGGTGTGTATGAGACTGACTTTGGATTTGGAAGGCCTAAGAAAGTTGAAATGGTGCATTCATCAAAGGCTATATCTCTTGCTGAAAGTGGACACGTGGAGGGAGGGGTTGAGGTTGGATTGGTGTTAAAGAGGGTCCATTATCAAAGATTTGTTCATGTTCTTAAACAAGGGTTTcgagatttgatttga